A DNA window from Phoenix dactylifera cultivar Barhee BC4 chromosome 13, palm_55x_up_171113_PBpolish2nd_filt_p, whole genome shotgun sequence contains the following coding sequences:
- the LOC120112857 gene encoding gibberellin-regulated protein 5 has protein sequence MASKMRMVVLSFVFMLLLSIEGQANHHSPSPAAQPGNTPAPTPQPIKFPLYGTTQGSLQPQECPGHCASRCSATAYKKPCMFFCQKCCSKCLCVPPGTYGNKEFCPCYNNWKTKRGGPKCP, from the exons ATGGCAAGCAAAATGCGCATGGTGGTTCTAAGCTTTGTCTTCATGCTACTCCTATCCATTGAAGGCCag GCTAATCACCATTCTCCAAGTCCAGCTGCCCAGCCAGGAAACACTCCAGCCCCAACTCCTCAACCCATCAAATTTCCCTTG TATGGAACAACTCAAGGAAGCCTCCAACCCCAAG AATGCCCGGGCCATTGCGCGTCTCGATGCTCGGCGACTGCCTACAAGAAGCCATGCATGTTCTTCTGCCAGAAGTGCTGCTCCAAGTGCCTCTGTGTGCCTCCCGGCACGTATGGGAACAAGGAGTTCTGCCCTTGCTACAACAATTGGAAGACCAAGAGAGGGGGACCCAAGTGCCCATGA
- the LOC103714669 gene encoding protein yae1-like, producing the protein MADGAHNELEDLGGLTTSIGKLNIENSSLPSARGDQNDLQDDGSDNFWFEDDLSNEIVDDGSSHASVLNREGRCRHNKNHTMGYRDGITAGKEASAQEGFNVGFRQSVHVGYRWGLVRGITSVLAGLSDSSKEKLVKKFEIRDRFLNLDKSVQAISANDALKMYNSILQNGSVHSHDHSEGDLQAASLTDEDSSSNKLENIYKDLISLLNDAPEINVNAIKT; encoded by the exons ATGGCAGATGGTGCACATAATGAACTTGAGGACCTTGGAGGTCTAACTACATCAATAGGGAAACTAAACATTGAAAATTCTTCATTGCCATCGGCTAGGGGAGATCAAAATGATCTACAAG ATGATGGAAGTGATAATTTTTGGTTTGAAGATGATCTTTCAAATGAAATTGTAGATGATGGCTCGAGTCATGCATCTGTATTGAACAGAGAAGGGAGGTGCAGGCACAACAAAAATCATACA ATGGGATATCGAGACGGTATAACGGCAGGCAAGGAAGCTTCTGCACAAGAGGGTTTTAATGTTGGCTTTAGGCAATCTGTGCATGTTGGTTATAGATGGGGCCTTGTCAGGGGCATTACTAG TGTGCTCGCTGGCCTCTCAGATTCCTCTAAAGAAAAGTTGGTGAAGAAATTTGAGATCAGGGATAGGTTCCTGAATTTGGATAAATCTGTGCAAGCAATATCCGCAAATGATGCTCTCAAAATGTATAATAGCATCTTACAGAATGGATCAGTGCATTCTCATGATCATTCAGAAGGAGATCTGCAAGCAGCATCCTTGACAGATGAAGATTCAAGTTCCAATaagttagagaatatttataagGACCTTATTTCTCTTCTCAATGATGCTCCAGAAATTAACGTGAATGCAATTAAGACATGA